Proteins from one Bacteroidales bacterium genomic window:
- a CDS encoding insulinase family protein, whose translation MRPAVKEFEDFKFKLPCLVSTERGIPLYVYESKGLNVCRVDIIFSAGTYQQSMPLETEAAAEAMTEASEKRSSAAISELFDFYGGFIQKGVSTHYTIFTLYAPNRTFPKLLPLFFEVITSPRFSKRDLDRFKQRGSESLKVAQKKVENISYKIFKEKMFGSHPYGVTPCVEDYDNLNTDSIRSYAKEYFVAERCSVVMSGDINDKMIELLSQNILRIPSGTVQNKHYPVTSPHMKGVEVKEIANVMQSSVRIGAFTINRQDENYLNLYILNTAMGGYFGSRFNKTIREEKGYTYGINSWLIGLPDTAYLSISTHTAVHFTKPLLQEVKNEIDKIKSSPISDEELQQLRGYMLGDFARMFDTSFTLADNFIALLTNNIGFDYFDKRVEAIKSITPEILLTTAQNFLPCYDDMCIVVAGGIK comes from the coding sequence ATGCGTCCTGCGGTTAAAGAGTTTGAAGATTTTAAATTTAAATTACCTTGTTTGGTTTCAACCGAGCGGGGTATTCCTCTTTATGTATATGAGAGTAAAGGTCTGAATGTTTGTAGAGTAGACATTATCTTCTCCGCTGGTACATATCAACAGAGTATGCCTTTAGAGACTGAGGCTGCTGCTGAGGCTATGACCGAAGCTTCAGAAAAGAGGAGCTCGGCTGCCATTTCAGAGCTTTTCGACTTCTATGGTGGGTTTATCCAAAAAGGAGTATCTACACACTACACAATATTTACACTATATGCTCCTAATAGAACATTTCCAAAATTGTTACCTCTCTTTTTTGAGGTGATAACCTCTCCACGCTTTAGCAAACGCGACTTGGATAGGTTTAAACAACGCGGTAGCGAGAGCTTGAAGGTGGCTCAAAAAAAAGTGGAGAATATATCATATAAGATATTCAAAGAGAAGATGTTTGGCTCTCATCCATACGGTGTTACTCCATGCGTTGAGGATTACGACAACCTCAATACAGACTCAATACGTTCATACGCAAAAGAGTACTTTGTGGCAGAGAGGTGTAGTGTAGTTATGTCGGGCGACATTAACGATAAGATGATTGAACTTCTTTCGCAAAACATTTTAAGAATACCTTCGGGAACTGTTCAAAATAAGCACTACCCGGTTACTTCGCCCCATATGAAGGGTGTTGAGGTTAAAGAGATTGCAAATGTTATGCAAAGTTCGGTTAGAATAGGAGCATTTACAATTAACCGACAAGATGAGAACTATCTAAACCTATATATACTAAACACTGCAATGGGTGGTTATTTTGGCAGTAGATTTAACAAAACAATTAGAGAGGAGAAGGGCTATACTTACGGTATAAATTCGTGGTTAATTGGATTGCCCGATACTGCATATCTTTCAATATCTACTCATACTGCGGTGCATTTCACAAAGCCTCTTTTGCAGGAGGTTAAAAACGAGATTGACAAGATTAAGTCATCGCCTATAAGTGATGAGGAGTTACAACAGTTAAGGGGGTATATGTTGGGAGACTTTGCCAGAATGTTTGATACCAGTTTTACCCTTGCCGACAATTTTATTGCACTGCTTACAAATAACATTGGGTTTGACTACTTTGACAAACGAGTTGAAGCAATAAAGAGTATTACCCCTGAGATACTACTTACAACAGCACAAAACTTTTTACCTTGTTATGATGATATGTGCATTGTTGTTGCTGGAGGAATTAAGTAA
- a CDS encoding exodeoxyribonuclease VII large subunit, whose product MPENITLYELNNMLSVAVSNAFPKQYKVAAEISELRENSSGHCYIELIEKDDMGNTVAKARANIWAATYRKLRPFFEHSTGISLTAGIKVLVTVKVGFDPLYHYSLTVWDIDPAYTVGDMAIRRTQILNRLSEEGIIDDNKSLALSPVPQKIAVISSATAAGYGDFCDQLRNNSYQYKFYPVLFKALMQGERSAESVIEALNRVYENIDKFDCVVIIRGGGATSELNCFDDYNLAMNITQFPLPVIVGIGHERDTTVLDYVAYKSVKTPTAVAEYLISTLAESESYLNELSGEIVERIKGLLSESLLTLSLIENKMPSLITNKVEREQNRLSQLQSRVMVGVQSQVATEQIKIATLGTSLKSQLQRTIEKELNRVSNLETNITLLSPDKILERGYSIAVKDGFPVKSVSEVSEGDTLKLIFADGEAETEVTKR is encoded by the coding sequence ATGCCCGAGAATATTACCCTGTATGAGTTAAACAATATGCTGAGTGTTGCGGTGAGCAATGCTTTCCCAAAGCAATACAAGGTGGCAGCGGAGATTAGCGAGTTGCGAGAGAATAGCTCGGGACACTGCTATATAGAACTCATAGAGAAGGATGATATGGGCAACACCGTTGCAAAGGCACGAGCAAATATATGGGCTGCTACATATCGCAAGTTACGTCCGTTCTTTGAACATTCAACGGGTATATCACTAACGGCAGGAATAAAAGTATTGGTAACAGTTAAGGTTGGCTTTGATCCCCTATATCATTACTCACTGACGGTATGGGATATTGATCCTGCATACACAGTAGGAGATATGGCAATACGCCGTACTCAGATATTAAACCGTCTTAGCGAAGAGGGGATAATTGATGATAATAAAAGCCTTGCACTATCACCTGTACCTCAAAAGATAGCAGTAATATCTTCGGCAACAGCGGCAGGATATGGCGACTTTTGTGACCAACTGAGAAACAATTCATATCAATATAAATTTTACCCGGTTCTATTTAAAGCACTAATGCAGGGTGAACGCTCAGCAGAGAGTGTAATTGAGGCTCTCAACAGAGTGTATGAGAATATAGATAAGTTTGACTGCGTGGTGATAATTCGAGGAGGAGGTGCAACATCGGAACTAAACTGCTTTGATGACTATAATCTTGCTATGAATATCACTCAATTTCCACTGCCTGTGATTGTGGGTATTGGTCATGAACGCGATACTACTGTATTAGATTATGTAGCATACAAGAGTGTTAAAACTCCCACAGCAGTAGCCGAGTATTTAATATCTACTCTTGCCGAGAGTGAATCCTACCTTAATGAACTTAGCGGAGAGATTGTTGAGAGGATAAAAGGACTATTGAGCGAAAGCCTATTAACTCTATCATTAATTGAAAACAAAATGCCTTCGCTTATAACCAATAAGGTTGAGCGGGAACAAAATAGATTATCACAACTACAAAGCAGAGTGATGGTGGGAGTTCAGTCGCAAGTAGCAACGGAACAGATAAAGATTGCAACCTTAGGGACTTCACTCAAGAGCCAACTCCAACGCACGATAGAGAAAGAACTTAACAGAGTGTCAAACCTTGAGACCAATATAACCCTATTGTCTCCCGATAAGATTTTGGAACGCGGATACTCAATAGCGGTAAAGGATGGTTTCCCTGTCAAGAGCGTGTCTGAGGTAAGCGAAGGAGATACCCTAAAACTAATATTTGCCGATGGCGAGGCAGAAACAGAGGTTACAAAGAGATAG
- the xseB gene encoding exodeoxyribonuclease VII small subunit gives MEDVKTYSTAVEELEKIVELLQSDNCKIDDLKAYAQRSVELIKFCKTHLTQTDEEVKKLLEDL, from the coding sequence ATGGAAGATGTAAAAACATACAGCACCGCTGTTGAAGAACTCGAAAAGATAGTTGAGTTGTTACAAAGTGACAACTGCAAAATTGATGACCTAAAGGCTTATGCTCAACGTAGCGTTGAACTTATAAAGTTCTGCAAAACACACCTCACCCAAACCGATGAGGAGGTAAAAAAACTATTGGAAGATCTGTAA
- the kdsB gene encoding 3-deoxy-manno-octulosonate cytidylyltransferase, which yields MKFIAIIPARYASTRFPGKPLADMNGKPMIQRVYEQVKKCVDKVYVATDDERIYDAVTSFGGNVVMTSANHKSGTDRCAEAYNTIGGGEDVVINIQGDEPFIAPSQIEAIMECFTDNSVQIATLVKPFTESDGIDALMNTNSPKVVLGVDNQALYFSRSVIPFVRGVDMQEWLKTHTFYKHIGMYAYRAEVLMLITKLPQSELEKAESLEQLRWLENGYKIKAGVTTQETIGIDTPDDMQRALEFMLRNS from the coding sequence ATGAAATTTATAGCAATTATTCCTGCTCGTTATGCATCTACACGTTTTCCCGGTAAACCATTGGCTGATATGAACGGCAAACCAATGATACAGAGGGTGTATGAGCAGGTTAAAAAGTGTGTTGACAAGGTTTATGTTGCAACAGATGATGAACGCATTTATGATGCAGTAACATCGTTTGGTGGCAACGTAGTTATGACTTCGGCTAACCATAAGAGCGGAACTGACCGATGTGCTGAGGCATATAACACTATTGGTGGTGGCGAGGATGTAGTTATTAACATTCAAGGTGATGAACCATTTATTGCTCCTTCGCAAATTGAGGCTATCATGGAGTGTTTTACCGATAACTCAGTACAGATTGCCACACTCGTAAAACCTTTTACAGAGAGTGATGGTATTGATGCTTTGATGAATACAAACTCTCCCAAAGTGGTATTGGGAGTTGATAATCAGGCTCTCTATTTCAGCCGTTCGGTTATCCCGTTTGTAAGAGGAGTGGATATGCAGGAGTGGTTAAAAACACATACTTTCTACAAGCATATCGGTATGTATGCCTATCGTGCTGAGGTGTTGATGCTGATTACTAAGTTGCCACAGTCGGAGTTGGAGAAGGCTGAGTCGTTGGAGCAGTTGCGTTGGCTTGAGAACGGATACAAAATTAAGGCAGGCGTTACTACTCAAGAGACTATTGGTATTGACACCCCGGATGATATGCAAAGGGCATTGGAGTTTATGCTTCGCAATAGTTAG